The Argopecten irradians isolate NY unplaced genomic scaffold, Ai_NY scaffold_0658, whole genome shotgun sequence genomic sequence ATTCTGGATGTGGTACAATCAAAAGTTCACAGTTAACAAAATCGCTTGTTGTGAGGTGGTAATGAGAATAAGGCCCCTAGGTGTTAATCAGAGTGTGATTGCTTACCCTTCCTCTGCGATGACGTTGTTCCAGTCTTGGTACCATCTGTTCTGTAccaagggggggggggaccgAATCGGAACCCTCGTACATCTTGACTGTAATGCTGGGATGATCTTGATAGGTAGTTACATATGATACAGAATCGAGTGTTCTCTGTAAACTTTTTCTATCACTGAAACGAGAAATAAGCAAGGACATTTATTTCCCaaactaattaaaattatacttgtaattccgctccactacgatactctacatTACCAGACCTGTTTACCCGAAAAAATTTGTCCATGTGGAATAGCCGACGATTGAAATGTGTAATTTTAACCTCCGATGTGTAATTTTCAGAGTTGttcattaaagtgaacagtcgggcaaagatggctaaagtcggtaaaaatggtgtgaatgtatccagttataattttcttatgaaatggaaaaataaaaatctctcgtcaaaatctgtctgggTAACgaagaaattaaatttaaagtatgggaattctaaaacgtgtcctcccggctcactatgtccttggttacatttccacacagcctcgctttcaatgcttttacctttttctttactttaatggtcagaactgggaaactaagcagaacttgaccgtcgtagtAATATGTGAGAAttttttggaaggccaatgaacgcatttagactgtttttctttgcccgactattcactttaactaaTTGATGTCCTCTCTGTTTCAATcttaatatatcataaaaactTTGCATAATTCAGGCATTTACTGTTAATCATTATTAATGTGCCATGTTCTTCACCCATTTAATGTGGAAATGAATTTTTTACTAAGTTATGTATGAAAAATTATCTCCTTTCAGTCAGGTACATACAGATTATACTGCATAATAGATCATAATCATTATAGATGTTTTTAGTTGTTTCAAAGAGCCCAAACTGAATTCAGGACACAAAGACAGTGGTAGTAATGGATGTGCATatctaaataataaacacattaattGACATGATGATTTTCAGAATGTGTTTTTATACTGAACAATACAACTTGTAAGATAAGCCAAAAACAAAATCGAAAAAAACATCAATAGCATTTTGACAATATGCAATGAACCAGATTAAAAGAATTACATTGACTATCAAAAAAGAATAAAGCTTTATGAAAAAGcaagtttcattttcttatgttCAACAAAAAATAAGGTTGAGTCACTGTTTTTTACTGtcgtttttgttataaaaatcgTGATGCTACAAACGTTTGATTGCCATGTGCTCATACACAATGTGAAGCGTTCCAATGACGTGAATTAGGCAGGGTGCATTCGATTGCGCCCCATTAACAGTATAAGGTGCGTTCGAACTAAGAATATCGGTGCGTTCGATATACAATATTACCCTTTTACTGGCAGATGACCTAAATGCGTAATTAATTTTTCACGTTTGCGCGTAATGGCGTAAAAATAGGTGTCAAATGCGTAACAAAAACGCAAAAAGCATAAGGTTAAACAGGTCTGCATTACGCTCCAATGCAAGATCTAACAATGCctgggtcacctcagcatgacctctAGCCTAGAATCCGAACAATCTCGGTGACGTACTCTTAGCCGTTTACGCTCCCAAAagaatcaaccacaccgaagattCCATTGGCGACACCCTGATTGGCTAACCGTAGGGGTCATtctgaggtgaccccgaacaaTGCtctgttagatcttgtattggagcatgACGTAGAGTATCGTTGTGGAGTGAAATTACTACAataattatcaaacaataagctttttttgtagtttttacATATATGGTATATAAGCATGAGCAAATAGTGTTTGCAAATTATTAAGATTATTGAATAATGGGAAAGTTGAGATTTAAGTACTTACTATCAATTAAATTTGTATGATTTattaatttgtcaatatttagcAGATCAACTTTTCGGGATCATAGTTAATGATCATGAAAATTGCGAAACTTTCATCCTGCAATAATAatggactatacagtataaGTACAGATAATTTGTCACGTTTACCTCTTCGCAATGCATTCTGAGCATCATTTGTCATTGCATCAGCTTCATCTAGAATCACAATCTTGAATCCAGACCTAAAATCATTGAACAGTATTACTAAAGTACAATGGTattgatttataataattactATTATCATAATGATAGTAAATATTATCTAACACACAATATCTTAATTCTagattaataaattaaaaaagcggatttaaaattttgaaatggtttgCTCATTCAAATAataagtatacatgtaataaatatgCCTTTAAGAAAACATGTTTACATTATAATCAAAAGTGATTTTAATATGAAGTATGAGGTAATTGATTTGAGTATTTGACCCCCTGGTAATCATgcatggttcatacttaaccAATAGGAGAgtgaataagaatttatatcatgcctaagcacattagaggcccctttgcctcttggttattaagaataagtcgtttaaagattttagcctatttgacccctgtgactttgaattaaggtcaaggtaattcatttgaacaaactttgtaacgcttcatcccagcatgtaacaggcctaatatcaggtccctaggcctcttggttattaaaaagaagtcgtttaaagattttagcctatttgactctgATGACCtggaatgaaagtcaaggtcagtcatttgaacaaactttgtaacgtttcatcccaacatgccacaggcccaatatcaggtctctaggccttttggttactaagaagaagtcttttaacaattttagcctatttgacccctgtgaccttgaataaaggtaaaggtcattcatttgaacaaatttggtagccctttatcccaacatgccacaggcccaatatcaggtccctaggcctcttggttattgagaagaagtcgcttaaagatttaagcctatttgacccctgtgacctttaatcaaggtcaaggtcattcatttgaacaaacttggttggtagtccttcatcccagcatgttacatgccaaactatcaggtctctaggctatttggttatgaagcagaagtcttaacaagatatttcagcctatttgaccactgtgaccttgaatgaaggtcaacatCATTCATTTGGAccaacttggtagccctttatcccagcatgctataagtaaaatttcaggactctaggtctccaagttttggagaagaagttgttaaaatggaaaggtgagctaaaaacaaatGAATCTTCATCTCGTATGAATTATAGGATTGTAATGCTTTTCTGACCTGAAGATTGTCCTTGTACTGGCAAAACTCAGGATCTGTCCTCTCACAATGCCAATACCACGGTCATCAGATGCATTTAGCTAAAATGTAATTACACAAAAGTCAACAGTTTAAAAATAGTGTACACAATATATCTATTATCTATTTCAACaagtttttaatgaaaaatgaaaactccatttacaagagatcccagagggatcttggcgcccaccaaagaatgatctatatccgACAAtggatggatcttttctctactttttaaactttttcaaacatactacacataaaatttgacacagatcgcttcagtaccttttgagaaatagcagtaacaaacttcaactatcaaaatctaagatggctccttggctgCCATCTTGTCGATCAATCGGCCCCAAttcgcaatatgcacaactagggccctaggggaacctacatgtgaaatttgagaatgatccattccatactttctgagaaatagcgataacaaactttaactatcaaaatccaagatggctgcctggcggccatcttgttgaccgatcggtcccaaaaagcaatatgcacaactagggccctaggggaacctacatatgaaatttgagacagatcccttcagtactttctgagaaatagcaataacaaactttgaatatcaaaatccaagatggctgcctggcggccatcttgttgaccgatcggtcccaaaacgcaatatgcacaactaggtccctaggggaacctacatatgaaatttgagaaagatcccttcagtactttctgagaaatagcgataacaaactttaactatcaaaatcaaagatggcggtctggcggtcatcttgtttcaccgattggtccaaaaatgcaatatgcacagctagggccctaggggaacctacatattaaatttgagaaagatcccttcagcactttttgagaaatagtaatatcaaacttcaactgccaaaatcaaagatggctgtctggcggcccatcttgttttttcgatcagccacaaaatctgtatggcacaaatatggaccaaggggaccctccatgtgaagtttgaacaaaatccctgctgtagtttttaagaaatagtgataacaagcattgtttacggccGGACCTCCGATGCagggcaatttgaatagcccaccatctgatgatggtgggctaaaaacaagtttgatttttttttttttttttaaacaaacttaatGTCAAAAGAAATTTTTATCCTTGGAAATAATTGACCGTTTTTTTGCATAAAAGTTTCATACTGAAATAATTTTGAGTATTTTCAAAATGCTGTTTCATCGAGGACAATacctatactatatatatatatatataactatgcTTAGTTCAtttcttatttgaatttttttttacattacaatTTAACTTCAAATACCTTCCAAATCTTTATGACACTTAGCAGCCAGACTTACACATTACTTTCAGAAATTTGAAAAGAATTAAGCATTAAATCATTTGAAATCCATTGAATTATTGTCTAAGAATGGTTACCTCTAGGATGTACAGATCCAGAGCGCACATTTAGACCAGGAAACCtgtgtatgttttattcaaGGTctgcatttttttctgaaacatttGACACTTTCCTTATAAATGTAAGACTATCATACCTCTAACACCATAGAATTGAATTCCTTTGGTGAGTAAATCTGCTTGGCCACAGCCAAAATGGTGCTGGTTTTCCCTGTACCGGGCGGGCCCATAGAACAGAAGATGGGGTAGACGGTCCTCCTTCAAAAATCTGTCAACTGGAATGAAACAATGTTATCACTTTAAACAATAtgacaaagaaaacattaaattcTAAAGCACATTTCAtgaaggtgttttttttatcttacagTAGAAAGAATGTACACCATGTATATttaaggtggttcgatacagttAGGCCTAAAAAGTTCCCCTCAtttaattttctattaaaatttACTCACTGAAAGATTagttgataaactgtttattaaggcttttatttaaaatttgacAGAGCGGTTTTGGAAATATAGTGCTCTCAATAACCCTACTTGACcgtttgtttttatcaatatacaattttgcattcatattttaaaagcttggtaattgactgaaatattacaaacaacaacattttttatctttactATGTAAGTTGATATGGCTGTCAATGACCTCAATGTCTTTTCCATTCTTAAAAATACAtgaattgtgatttttttttccacacGAATGTGTATAAATGAGGCCTAAAAAAAGGCCAATTTttacatttgaatttcaacttaaatacctaatatccaaatattgtgtcattaatttttctttattttttgtccacataattAGACAGTCGTTTGGGTTACGATGaaagattataaaaaaaattgaatatttgaGTAATTAGCCTTTCGATAACCCTACACCctaaaaaatgtcttttttcacaattatattattagaCTGAAATCGGGCGGTAATATCTTTATAATGTACATCTTATATATCAAACATTACAAAGTATAAtagtctgataatataaattgttaaaacTGTTAATTTTGTGTCACGATGCCACCGATTCGATGCTATACAATGctaagaaatggcacaaataagccattattttgcttggatataatatctgaaaaatgaTTATGGATTCCACTTCAATTACCCTTAAGATAATTCatgattttttattgttttagcggaaaaatattttattaaaatctatCCTTCCATCGTCAAGTTATCTTAGCTTCAATAGTCGTTTGAGGCAGATATTCaagaataaatttgaatttggcgcCAAAATTGTAGCCATGAAAAGCGTCAACATGACAACGATCGAAGTTGATAACTTCAACttgataacaaaaatattgataaaatcaaagTCATCATTGTATGTTTTTAGGAGATATCTtcatatctaatacatgtagatatatatctTTATCATCTGAATTAAGTAaattaaaacagatttttggaTCCTCAAGATTATCTGTACTGTACAGTAAGTGTACCCCTAAGAACAGAATCTCTAATTCTGAATCCTCGATCTACGTTCATGATTAGCTGATTACTGtagatagaaaaaataattggtctatgcctacatgtacatgtttagtttctatATCACAGATATAATACTGTTGTTGACACTGCTAACTTACATGTGATTTTTCGTAAGGTAGTATTTTATCAACTGAATCAGAGTACATGTCCTTCCATGCATTTTCTCAAAAcaggaaatacatgtatcatctaAATACAGTAGTTATGTCTTATCGTACATGAAAACAGTAAATAAAGTCTTGTTTCCCCGAACGTGTAAGTGCTTATTGAAGATCATATTAGCTAAACATGATACAAGTAGACATCTACATATgcaatattcataaaatatactGGCTTGTACAAATTTAACGAAAAGCAGGGGTGGggcgatggagagatgaaaatataatatctgTAGTTTAATACTAGAGTATTACTCTGCAAAATTGGAATATCTTGATTTGATTATGCATCTTccttaaaaacacatatatatgttaagTGTCAAATATTCATGGTTTAACGAAGAGGAAtagaaaatgtttaaatcacTTGATTGTTATGAAATCACATTTTCTTCAATACAAGACCGTATTGGCATATATCAgtccgtttgtatgagttatgtAATTTGCTTCTCAACAGATACATGTCGCTAGGGATGGGTATCACGAAAAATTTTGTATCGCGATATATCATGATACATCATAAGTGTATAATGATACATATCATGacattttggtattattttgtacaataagaattgcatggttttttttctgtcaatctTGTGTGtggcaaatgtttgtttcattGACTGTTATTGTGCTTGTTTGGTATGCCAGATAATGTCTGTGTTACTTCCGCTCGATGTTTTGCAAACACTTACTGCTGGACGGGGCGCTAGCTACAGTAGCTGGGTGATGGCGACGCAAGTGAGTCGTCAGGTTCGTTGTCCCGCCACTGCATTTAACGACTGCCCTACACAACCGACATCCAGCGATGTTTTCCTCGCTATTTAGTTCCCCTTTATGTACTTTAAGGTCAAAATGCTGTCATACAGCCGCTTTTGCTTTGGGATTTTTTATGAGCTTATCATCCGTGCCTATGAAGGCACCATTTTGAAATGTTACTATAAGCACAAGATCAATCGTAATCTACGTATAACATCCCAGAAATCCATCTTAACCTATACATTTGGCTGAAATGttgttaaaacatatatgttagttttaatttttatacaaatggtcattttaaaaatatttcccaTCAAAAACGAAAATTACACAGAAATATACGAAAATTCACACATGAGTCTGAGTGAACCAATACAACTAAATCATACTGTTATACTGATTTTAACGTTAAAAGGTAAATATCATTAGACGGATAACATATATATCGCTATTCTTCATAATCTTAGTCACAAAAGAGTTTTCATGTGCAGTTCTGAATGCACTCATTGACCCGAGGAGGTCCAAGTGAACGGCGCATTCGATCACTGTTCGGGAACATTCTTaataacattgttttatattcacattttcactgcagtctaTGTAATCTTACCAAGCGCTGTTTGCATTCATTGAACCACAGCCACTTATTATAACGTTATTATCATTGTAATGATCACGAAAAATGGCTGTTCAATCCTTGATAACAAAgatttattaataatatatctaaaatccgttgagatttcatcataaaattataACCAAAATGTAAAGCATTTaatgtctttcagttggcattcatagccctTGTGAATGCCAACTGAGCAGAGGCAAAGTTTGCGCCAAcacttcatgttgaatttgcctctgtctagttggcattcataggGGCTATGAATGccactgaaagacgttcaatgctttaATACACACtgttatttgaattttaaaggtctagatatcattttttttcctttttttaattcaaaagcTCTGTTTTTCCTTAATCAATGGTTCAATAACATTGTATCTACAATTAAATTCACATCCAGATAAGGCCCATGTCTCACAATAGCCAGTACTTTAGATTATCAATTTAAATTTTGCTATTACAATGTTACTGATCTATACATGTTGATGAAAGTTGCAGACAAGAAAGTAAAAATATTGTTCTTCAATTTACAAAGTTTGTATCAATATCGAATTGAACAAAATCAATACTGTTTCGATGACACCACTAACAATTTTAGGCCAGATAAAAAATGTAGTAGTTTCCAGTATCATGAAATTGTATAGTAATTATAAATTGATGGCACCAGTAATGCCACATATAAATG encodes the following:
- the LOC138313335 gene encoding replication factor C subunit 5-like codes for the protein MGPPGTGKTSTILAVAKQIYSPKEFNSMVLELNASDDRGIGIVRGQILSFASTRTIFRSGFKIVILDEADAMTNDAQNALRR